A genomic window from Pseudomonas leptonychotis includes:
- a CDS encoding DUF6691 family protein: MRKLTAFIAGIIFGIGLLAAGMANPAKVLAFLDLSGAWDPSLAFVMVAAIGVAFLPFSWARFQRSSLLGAPMQLPVKRELDRRLIGGSLLFGIGWGIAGICPGPAVAILLTGRWQVLLFVLAMLAGMLLFALLQRRTAARESAS, from the coding sequence ATGCGCAAACTGACGGCTTTTATCGCCGGAATAATCTTCGGTATCGGTTTGTTGGCGGCGGGCATGGCCAACCCGGCCAAGGTCCTGGCCTTTCTCGACCTGAGCGGCGCTTGGGATCCTTCGTTGGCGTTTGTGATGGTGGCGGCCATTGGCGTGGCGTTTTTGCCGTTCAGTTGGGCACGGTTTCAACGTAGCAGCCTGCTGGGCGCGCCTATGCAGTTACCGGTCAAGCGTGAGCTGGACCGCCGACTGATCGGCGGCAGCTTGTTGTTTGGTATCGGCTGGGGCATTGCTGGTATTTGCCCAGGGCCGGCTGTGGCAATTTTGCTGACTGGGCGTTGGCAGGTGCTGCTGTTTGTCCTTGCCATGCTCGCCGGCATGCTGCTGTTTGCGCTGTTGCAGCGCCGAACCGCTGCGCGTGAGTCGGCATCCTAA
- a CDS encoding YeeE/YedE family protein — protein sequence MSIDWYNFTPWSALLGGALIGLAASVFAVMNGRVAGISGLLGSLLAPGEGRGEKALFLLGILLAPVLWQLFSRLPEIQINSGWLALTVAGFLVGIGTRYGSGCTSGHGVCGLSRLSPRSLAATLSFMGAGFVTVFVLRHLWGA from the coding sequence ATGAGTATTGATTGGTACAACTTCACGCCCTGGAGCGCACTGCTCGGCGGCGCGTTAATTGGTCTGGCTGCGAGTGTGTTCGCGGTTATGAATGGCCGTGTGGCGGGTATCAGTGGCCTGCTTGGCAGTCTGTTAGCGCCCGGTGAGGGGCGTGGGGAAAAAGCCCTGTTTTTACTGGGAATACTGCTTGCCCCCGTGCTGTGGCAGTTGTTTAGCCGGTTGCCTGAAATACAGATCAACAGCGGCTGGCTGGCGCTGACAGTGGCCGGCTTCCTGGTTGGTATTGGCACCCGCTATGGCTCAGGCTGCACCAGTGGTCATGGCGTTTGCGGGCTGTCACGGCTATCGCCGCGCTCGCTGGCTGCCACCCTGAGTTTTATGGGCGCCGGCTTCGTCACGGTGTTTGTTTTACGTCATCTCTGGGGGGCTTGA
- a CDS encoding ArsR/SmtB family transcription factor encodes MQPNDPLLDIQQLRSNADAAGQLLKALSNPDRLLLLCQLSQGELNVSELENLLGIQQPTLSQQLAVLRREGLVETRREGKQIYYRICSPAALAVINTLYQHFCAGTE; translated from the coding sequence ATGCAACCAAACGACCCTCTGTTAGATATTCAGCAGCTGCGCAGCAATGCCGATGCGGCAGGGCAGCTGCTTAAAGCCTTGAGTAATCCGGACCGTCTGCTGCTGCTGTGCCAGCTTTCTCAAGGCGAGCTGAATGTGAGCGAACTGGAAAACCTGTTGGGCATTCAGCAACCGACGTTGTCTCAGCAATTGGCGGTGTTGCGTCGCGAGGGGCTGGTGGAAACGCGTCGCGAGGGCAAGCAGATTTATTACCGTATCTGCAGCCCGGCCGCGTTGGCGGTGATCAACACGCTCTATCAGCACTTCTGCGCAGGTACCGAATGA
- a CDS encoding OprD family porin, which translates to MRKTSLALAVAASTLSLSQAAFADFIGDSKATLEARNFYFNRDFREGTGQSKSEEWAQGFILRAESGYTEGTVGFGLDAIGMLGFKLDSGDGTAGSGLLTPDRSSGGSQDYSSDLAVAAKVKVSKSVLKVGSMQFKNMAIASSDSRLTPQVFSGGQVLSQEIEGLTLDAARIREVNDRNSGDFQDMRINTSSGANGGTRGITTTGGVTTDKFSYLGGTYKINADLTAAYYHSELDDLYKQNSFNLVHVLPLGDKQSLKTDVRYARSTDDGRSNVDNNAFGAMLTYGIQGHSFGLGYQKMSGDTGFAYINGTDPFLVNYVQIGDFSNKDEKSWQARYDFNFASVGIPGLTFMTRFLSGDNIDRGSNVSEGKERERNTELMYVFQEGSLKNLGVRWRNATMRNNFGRDIDENRLIVSYTLPLL; encoded by the coding sequence ATGAGAAAGACCTCCCTCGCCCTGGCCGTCGCAGCCAGCACCCTGTCTCTGAGCCAGGCGGCGTTTGCCGATTTTATCGGTGACAGCAAAGCCACCCTTGAAGCGCGTAACTTCTATTTCAATCGCGACTTCCGCGAAGGCACTGGCCAGTCCAAAAGCGAAGAGTGGGCACAGGGTTTTATCCTGCGGGCTGAGTCGGGGTACACCGAAGGCACCGTCGGTTTCGGTCTCGACGCCATCGGCATGCTCGGTTTCAAACTGGATTCCGGCGACGGCACCGCAGGCAGTGGTCTGCTGACCCCGGATCGTTCCTCGGGCGGTTCGCAGGATTATTCGTCCGACCTGGCGGTCGCTGCCAAAGTCAAAGTCTCCAAGAGTGTGTTGAAAGTCGGCAGCATGCAGTTCAAGAACATGGCTATTGCGTCCAGCGACAGCCGTCTGACCCCGCAGGTATTCTCCGGCGGTCAAGTGCTGTCCCAGGAAATTGAAGGCCTGACCTTGGATGCCGCGCGCATTCGTGAAGTGAACGACCGTAACTCGGGCGACTTCCAAGACATGCGCATCAACACCAGCAGCGGCGCTAACGGCGGTACCCGTGGTATTACCACGACAGGTGGCGTAACCACTGACAAGTTCAGCTACCTGGGCGGCACCTATAAGATCAACGCGGATCTGACGGCGGCTTACTACCACTCCGAGCTGGACGATCTGTACAAGCAGAACTCGTTCAACCTGGTGCACGTGCTGCCGCTGGGCGACAAGCAATCCCTGAAAACGGATGTGCGTTATGCGCGCTCCACCGATGACGGCCGCAGCAACGTCGACAACAATGCGTTCGGCGCCATGCTGACCTACGGCATCCAAGGCCACAGCTTTGGTCTGGGTTACCAGAAAATGAGTGGCGACACGGGCTTTGCCTACATCAATGGCACCGACCCGTTCCTGGTCAACTACGTGCAAATCGGTGACTTCTCCAACAAAGACGAGAAGTCTTGGCAGGCGCGTTACGACTTCAACTTTGCCTCCGTCGGCATTCCTGGCCTGACCTTTATGACGCGCTTCCTGAGCGGCGATAACATCGACCGCGGCAGCAACGTTTCCGAGGGTAAGGAGCGCGAGCGCAACACCGAGCTGATGTACGTGTTCCAGGAGGGTTCGCTAAAGAACCTGGGTGTGCGCTGGCGCAACGCGACCATGCGTAACAACTTCGGTCGCGACATCGATGAAAACCGCCTGATTGTCAGCTACACCTTGCCGCTGCTGTGA
- a CDS encoding GGDEF domain-containing protein, whose product MDEISKHQLEHEELTLALLHTRGEVARLQEREQLFSTLLGGVNAVLWALDWNAQRIIYVSPAYERIFGRSAAMLMAGYENWHNSIYPDDMEYAAESLAQVLETGAVEAREYRIIRADGQLRWLSDKCFVSRESAPGKPPIIVGIAEDITEKKLLEGELHRLATTDVLTQSSNRRHFFECGQREFEQALEYGSPLAFLLLDLDDFKQINDRHGHQMGDQVLQRLAYSGVTTLRRGDLFGRIGGEEFAALFPRCEPALAEQIAERLQRDVRRLSFNHEGATFGVTLSQGLTHLRPEDTSLDALYARADAAMYQAKRQGKNQIVVD is encoded by the coding sequence ATGGACGAAATCAGCAAGCATCAGCTTGAGCATGAAGAGCTGACCCTGGCGTTGTTACACACACGGGGTGAGGTCGCGCGCTTGCAGGAACGTGAGCAGTTGTTCAGTACCCTGCTAGGTGGCGTAAATGCAGTGTTGTGGGCGCTTGATTGGAATGCCCAGCGGATAATTTATGTCAGCCCAGCCTATGAGCGGATTTTCGGTCGTTCCGCTGCGATGCTGATGGCCGGCTATGAAAACTGGCACAACAGCATCTACCCGGATGATATGGAGTACGCCGCCGAAAGCCTGGCCCAAGTGCTGGAAACCGGAGCGGTTGAGGCGCGCGAATACCGCATCATTCGCGCGGATGGGCAATTACGCTGGCTGAGCGACAAGTGTTTTGTCAGCCGTGAAAGTGCCCCGGGCAAGCCGCCTATCATTGTTGGGATCGCCGAAGACATTACTGAGAAGAAGCTACTGGAAGGCGAGCTGCACCGTCTGGCCACCACCGATGTGCTGACCCAGAGCAGCAACCGCCGGCATTTCTTCGAGTGCGGGCAACGTGAGTTCGAGCAAGCCCTTGAATACGGCAGTCCGCTGGCCTTTTTGCTGCTCGATCTGGATGACTTCAAGCAGATCAACGACCGCCATGGTCATCAGATGGGCGATCAGGTGTTACAGCGTTTGGCTTATAGCGGTGTAACCACGTTGCGCCGTGGCGATCTCTTCGGCCGTATCGGCGGGGAGGAGTTTGCCGCGTTATTTCCGCGCTGCGAGCCGGCCTTGGCCGAGCAGATTGCTGAACGCTTGCAACGTGATGTGCGCCGCCTGAGTTTTAACCATGAGGGCGCGACCTTTGGCGTGACCCTGAGTCAGGGCCTGACCCATCTACGGCCTGAAGACACCAGCCTCGATGCCTTGTATGCCCGCGCCGATGCAGCCATGTACCAGGCCAAACGTCAGGGCAAGAATCAAATCGTAGTCGATTGA
- the desA gene encoding delta-9 fatty acid desaturase DesA translates to MWYNGLLDLSVWQLIAVTLLMTHVTIVSVTVYLHRYSAHRALELNPALKHFFRFWLWLTTAQNTREWTAIHRKHHAKCETIDDPHSPVVKGLRTVLLTGAELYREEAQNPETLRIYGKNCPDDWLERNLYSRFPVGGIVIMGAIDLALFGVLGMTVWAIQMMWIPVWAAGVINGLGHAVGYRNFECRDAATNLVPWGILIGGEELHNNHHTYPNSAKLSVKKWEFDMGWAWIQLFSACGLAKVQRVAPIAHRVEGKRSLDMDTAMAILNNRFQIMAQYRKLVIAPLVQQELAKADASVRHHFHRAKRLLSREPSLLDEGHHARIQRMLEQSQALKVIYEKRLALQQIWVKTSSNGHDMLEAIKHWVSDAEASGIQSLREFAEQLKTYSLRPAATM, encoded by the coding sequence ATGTGGTACAACGGTTTACTTGACCTGTCGGTCTGGCAGTTGATCGCAGTCACGCTGCTGATGACGCACGTGACCATCGTCAGCGTCACGGTCTATCTGCACCGCTACTCAGCGCACCGCGCGCTTGAGCTGAACCCGGCGCTTAAGCATTTCTTCCGTTTCTGGCTGTGGTTAACCACGGCGCAGAACACCCGTGAGTGGACGGCCATCCACCGTAAACACCACGCTAAATGCGAAACCATCGATGACCCACACAGCCCGGTGGTCAAAGGCCTGCGTACTGTGCTGCTGACCGGTGCCGAGCTGTACCGCGAAGAAGCGCAAAACCCGGAAACCCTGCGTATCTACGGCAAGAATTGTCCAGATGATTGGCTGGAACGTAACCTTTACTCGCGCTTTCCGGTGGGCGGTATCGTCATCATGGGCGCGATCGACCTGGCCCTGTTCGGTGTGCTCGGTATGACCGTCTGGGCGATCCAGATGATGTGGATTCCGGTATGGGCGGCGGGCGTGATCAATGGCCTTGGTCACGCGGTCGGCTACCGCAACTTCGAGTGCCGTGATGCGGCGACTAACCTAGTGCCCTGGGGCATCTTGATTGGCGGTGAAGAGCTGCATAACAACCACCACACCTACCCGAACTCAGCCAAGCTGTCGGTGAAGAAGTGGGAGTTCGACATGGGCTGGGCCTGGATTCAATTGTTCAGTGCTTGTGGATTGGCCAAAGTGCAGCGGGTTGCGCCCATCGCCCACCGAGTTGAGGGCAAGCGCAGTCTGGACATGGACACCGCCATGGCGATCCTCAACAACCGTTTCCAGATCATGGCGCAGTACCGCAAATTGGTGATTGCGCCGCTGGTGCAGCAAGAGCTGGCCAAGGCCGATGCCTCAGTGCGCCATCACTTCCACCGTGCCAAGCGCTTGCTGTCGCGTGAACCGAGCCTGCTCGATGAAGGCCACCACGCACGCATTCAGCGCATGCTGGAGCAAAGTCAGGCGCTCAAAGTGATCTACGAAAAACGCTTGGCCTTGCAGCAGATCTGGGTCAAAACCAGCAGCAATGGCCACGACATGCTGGAAGCCATCAAGCATTGGGTCAGTGACGCCGAGGCCAGTGGCATCCAGTCGTTGCGTGAATTTGCCGAGCAGTTGAAAACCTATTCGCTGCGGCCGGCTGCAACTATGTAA
- a CDS encoding HDOD domain-containing protein encodes MRVMILEDDSWIADLLKQIVLSLRPSCQVVCLDNIGAALHEWQQRPVDMVISDWNLPDGPGTRLLEQVRRDNSSTPLVVITGRSDRASVLAVRALKINAFISKPFQAAHVATSLEALLPPDMDEQQPLPETTQDDLLTHLHSLPSSELQLPLKAHVRDRLVQSFKGEPIDLRELASEWQQDPALSARLLSVANSSAYNAAGKPCSNLLEALQKLGANNSLNLAMSLALRQSSALENPILSLFAQAHLDSTEQLIERSTNLARQCAIDPAPFHCAALLHRMGELCVLYQAQVWQDSGQSFSEDQVMQAIDQFSGPFAISIKAQWQLPMHLRELIGACYNLPSHNVKRENILMRLAACELDTEPDDPECARLRRLAGLA; translated from the coding sequence ATGCGTGTAATGATTCTTGAGGATGACAGCTGGATCGCCGACCTGCTCAAGCAGATCGTTCTCAGCCTGCGCCCCAGCTGCCAAGTGGTATGCCTGGACAACATCGGCGCCGCGCTGCACGAATGGCAGCAACGCCCGGTCGACATGGTTATATCCGACTGGAACCTGCCGGATGGCCCTGGCACGCGCTTGCTCGAACAGGTTCGCCGCGACAACAGCAGCACCCCGCTGGTGGTGATCACCGGCCGTTCGGACCGCGCCAGCGTGCTGGCAGTCCGCGCGTTGAAGATCAACGCCTTTATCAGTAAACCGTTCCAGGCGGCGCATGTGGCCACCAGCCTGGAGGCCTTGTTGCCGCCAGACATGGATGAGCAACAACCACTGCCTGAGACCACGCAGGACGACTTACTTACGCACTTGCACAGTCTGCCCAGTAGCGAACTGCAACTCCCCCTCAAGGCGCATGTACGCGATCGTCTGGTGCAGAGTTTCAAAGGCGAGCCCATTGATCTACGTGAGCTGGCCAGCGAATGGCAGCAAGACCCTGCGCTGAGTGCGCGCCTGCTCAGCGTAGCCAATAGCAGCGCTTACAACGCAGCCGGTAAGCCTTGCTCTAACTTGCTCGAAGCCCTGCAAAAGCTGGGGGCGAACAACAGCCTCAACTTGGCCATGAGCCTGGCGCTGCGCCAATCCAGCGCATTGGAAAACCCGATCCTGAGCCTATTTGCCCAGGCCCACCTGGACAGCACTGAGCAATTGATCGAGCGCAGCACCAACCTTGCCCGCCAATGCGCCATTGACCCGGCGCCGTTCCATTGCGCGGCCCTGCTGCACCGCATGGGCGAACTGTGCGTGCTGTACCAAGCACAGGTGTGGCAAGACAGCGGCCAGAGTTTCAGCGAAGACCAGGTCATGCAGGCCATTGATCAGTTCAGCGGCCCCTTCGCCATCAGCATCAAGGCGCAATGGCAATTGCCGATGCACCTGCGCGAACTGATCGGCGCGTGCTACAACCTGCCGAGCCATAACGTCAAACGCGAAAATATCCTGATGCGTCTAGCGGCCTGCGAACTCGACACAGAACCCGACGATCCGGAATGTGCACGCTTGCGGCGGCTGGCGGGGCTGGCTTGA